One window from the genome of [Clostridium] celerecrescens 18A encodes:
- the tadA gene encoding tRNA adenosine(34) deaminase TadA, with translation MTTDEKYMRTAIKQAEKAGAIGEVPIGCIIVYEDKIIARGYNRRTIDKNVLSHAEINAIRKACRKIGDWRLEGCTMYVTLEPCPMCAGAIVQARIPRVVIGCMNAKAGCAGSVLDMLHEEGFNHQVLTETGVLGEECSQMMKDFFRELRERNKKKQEDKSSITEQ, from the coding sequence ATGACAACAGATGAGAAATATATGCGTACAGCAATAAAACAGGCTGAAAAGGCAGGCGCCATTGGTGAAGTCCCCATCGGCTGCATTATTGTTTATGAAGATAAGATCATTGCACGTGGATATAACCGCCGCACCATTGATAAAAATGTCCTGTCCCATGCGGAGATCAATGCCATCCGCAAAGCGTGCAGAAAAATAGGGGATTGGAGGCTTGAGGGCTGCACCATGTATGTGACCCTGGAACCCTGTCCCATGTGTGCCGGAGCTATTGTTCAGGCCAGGATCCCCAGAGTTGTTATCGGCTGCATGAATGCAAAGGCCGGTTGTGCAGGATCGGTGCTTGATATGCTTCATGAGGAGGGCTTTAACCATCAGGTTTTAACAGAAACAGGAGTTTTGGGAGAAGAATGTTCTCAAATGATGAAAGATTTTTTTAGAGAGCTGCGGGAAAGGAACAAGAAAAAACAGGAAGACAAATCCTCTATAACAGAACAGTGA